ATGGAAAGTGAAAGAAAGAAGATAAACTCGaaatcatcatctacctatCCTTTTCCTAACTTTTTCAGATTTTCATGAAGATTGCGAGGGgatttaaagtaagtaaaacaCACTCATACGTAGGTATTGAAAGAAAATAGTTCAATGCCAGAAGCGATAGTCAAAGAGAAACTCGAGTTTCTTTTGTCAATTCACTTGACGATTTCCGCAGGATTTTTAAAAAAAGGTGACAAAATcgctaaaattaaaaacttctttgtctgatccattaaaaaaatactcacataCAAATAAGGTTCCATGAAAACTTCGTAAATATTGCTCTGATAATCTTCGATAGCTGGTAAGGTCTTGATAAGAAGATTGCGTCCATACCCCGGTATACCTTGGATAGTCTTTCCGTTTAAAGCAGCCAGTAGCCATAAGAACTGGCCGAAAAACACATGGAGTcttaaattcatttttaacaataacttattagtatgttatttatgtaaatttttatataagtatttagTTTTTTCGCGTGTGAACTTCTCAAGCGGCTGAGTATCAATGATTTGCCTCCTAAGGTTTTGTGCTGGAAATGATGTtcttttttagagttccgtcagtgttttgtagaaaaaggtTTCTTTAAGAATTGTGTTGTTAGTTGTGTAACTTATATTGGagctaattacaaaatattctgATTTTAGTGGCAAGAGTTATTAATGAATTTCAGTAACCTTTGGTAGGCATACCTAATAGCATGTTCCAGGTAGCTGTTCCAATTACTAGTGATAATGTCAAAGTTAGGTTAAGAATTAGACTAATTCATGTGTAGGTATAGCCTATTTTCTCAATTAGAAAGTTTGTTGTCTTTGTTTGGCACCAACAACGTTCTTAACACGGCTATCTCTCAATGTATTTTATTCAGGTGTCaatgtctattttattttattataacaacatGATATACGGAACCAAATTAAAATTCGACTACCTATTGGTTTCCTTAATGAATAGCTTAATTCGAAGATACGGCAAATTGTCGTTGGTGGTGTTAACCAAGGCTCTATGATTTAACCGTGTGTTAAATGATAGTTTAGCCACGGCATTGTCCCGCCGGGACGTGGGTTCGTGCTCGTATGTTGAACGCTCATTAGCCACGAAGGTTGAACATGAATGCGGTATTAacttgttaattaaaattgttttaaagtcATTTTACACTGTTTTGAATAGTTGgttttttattgtcattttatagttttttttttcgtcatgAATGCCAAACTTGCTGTATGCGAGATATGCCTCTGAAATGATATTATAAGGATGTGATGGTAATTATTTATCCCATAAACATTTTGTAAGTATATCTTTACGTTCCTTATTGCATGACACGTAGACTATCATTTTCTTGGCGCCTGACGGAGAATGGTCTTGgcagtcatcatcctccgagcctttttcccaaactacgttggggtcggcttccagtctaagcggatgtagctgagtaccagtgctttacaaggagcgactgccctatctgacctcagcaacccagttacccgggcaacccaataccccttggttagactggtgtcagacttactggcttctgactacccgtaacgactgccaaggatgttcaatgacagccgggagctacagtttaacgtgccatccgaaacacagtcattggcgtctaagatatacttagaaagtacatacaaacttagaaaagttgcattggtacttgcctgacctggaatcgaacccgcgccctcatactcgagaggttggttctttgcccactaggccaccacgacttagaGAAAGGTCTTGGCAGTAAAGACTGCATAGTGCATACTcagatatagatatagattattaTGAAGGAGATACGTTTTTATTACAGGCGTTGAAGCAACACCTACGAAGCCATTCTTATACCGAGTTCATTTTCAGAAGAAACCTTCTTAGCAAAATACAAACAAGACCATAAACAACAAAAAGTTTTCAACCAAAATCCATAACTGTCCACACACGACGcaagttgaaataaaaaaataaaacctatgaGATCTCCTCAGTCAGCGTGACAACGTCAAACTTCAAGAATAATGTTTTCGGATGACGGAGAGAGGCCAGCTAAGATGAAGTTGTGATGAATCGGAACTTTGTGTTCAACCACCAACAGGTAAAGACCTAGATTGTTCAAAAGTCTGTCATCAAAATTATGCTACTTTCTGTCGCAATCCAAAGATTAAAACATTATAACGGAGCTTACGTGGCTACATCTCTGAGGataaagtaactatttttgaGTCTCAGTCCaaagaaaactttataattGTGAGAAGACGATTTGTACGGATATTACAGATTAAGCTTCTGGGACAATAAACCTACTGATCAGAAAATGTTTTGTGGTACTTACTGTACGGGGTTgagaattttttaatattattttacggaGTAGGTGGTGGTTGTTCTAGAAGAGCTATTATACTGatattaggtaaaaaaaaacatgatggTCCCTTTAAATGTTTTGCAAAACATTTTGTGATCAGTTTTTTTCCAACAGTGGTTGAGTGGTCATTGTTTGAAAGTTGAAGCTTAACATGAGAACGAATCATTTTCTGGGATCCATGAAGGTGAGTTATTAAAGCTAACAATGAAAGATAATTGTTTATAACTTACCAACTTTGAATCGCATTGGTTGAATGCAACAAAAATGATACAAAATTTTGTAGGTAATACTTTACGTTTGAGTTTATGGGCTCGGAGATCAAGTTGGCGTCGATATTTCCCGCAAAGCCTAGAGTTAACGATTTTAAATAAGTCTTTAGTTTACCTGGTGAATTTATGGTCTGGCTCATTCACATCTGGCTCGGAGCTGTTTTCTTTACTATGGGGGAGACATCACTGTTTCCCCTCTCCTTCGTGAAAGTAGTCCTCGTCAAATAACTTAGCCGTTATGAACTATTAACCTCACATATTTTACCACCCGCGCATAGCGATGATTTGATCGAAGGTTTTGACTAGCTTAAAGTCTCTGGTTGACTTCGGAAGGACAAAATAGTTTGACGACGTCTGTACTTTAGGGAAACCAATCTCCTGAACCTTGTGCTGTCTTACCAGGACAGGCAGAGTGCATGGTCGAGGACTGCCAGCACCCTGAACAGGTGGCTGTGGGGAGCTCTGTGCTGCGGAGTGCCAGGCGTACCCTGCTACTTCTGCAACTGCTGCGAAAGACTTGACGATGGCTCAGAGAGAGAACGGCCCAGAGTTAATCGTGAGTCCCAAATAGACAGTTACGTAACCAAGTTATAACAAACATAAGTAGATGCTCAGCAATCCGACGATGTCATCCCAATGTCCTGATTGGCTTCATCGGATTGTCGAATTTGAAGGATTACAGGGTACTCTCTTTAACAAATTCTGGGCCTTGCCAGCAAATCCCTGTAGTCCGAAGATTATGAAAAGAGAGCACCATGTAATCCTAATAATTATAGTTATGTTAAGTAGTCATGTAATGACATAGAAAGTAGGGATCCCGGACTCAGTATTCGCCAGGGATCGGATTACCGAGGGTCAAAGCAAACCTAGATAAACTGAGCTAACCAGGCAAAACTGATGAATGAAGCGGACACAGTTTTCATTCAGTTTTTGGATATACGATATTTTATCGCATGGAGCAGTTCCTTCGATATTATTGATGTCatagaaaacggctagtttttatTCTTATTGTAAGCGTATAAAGTGTGATTATACACTAGCTAGTGAGTCAACTGTTATCGTGAGTTGTGCATCATTGAACTATAACATTGATAAATTGCTAACAAAAGAACTTGGCTTTATTCACGTTTTACTAAATGATTTCCTGACATTCATTCAAGATGGTTAGTTTAATCGATTCAAGGTAGGTACTCGCGTAGCCAAGATAAACATATACTTACAACTTACATGGTTTGCAAATCTACAACTTTACATAAGGTTAGGTCAGGTCAGGACTATCCCCGATATACCTGAACATATTTTGCTGCAATTATTTTCGTTAGAGATGTTAGAAACTCAAACTTGATTGAACCTCTATAGATACCCCTGAAAAGATTGCATTGGTCATTACTATATCGTCCACTACTCCCACAGAGGCGACGGCAACTGCGGAGCGCGTGGCAAGGCCACATCGGCCGCACGCGCCATGCGGCCGCAAGCACACGCCGGAGACACTATCAGCCGTGCGGTACGCTCTCAACCAGCTCCAAGCCGAGCCCACGTCCAAGTCCGAGCTAAAAGCCTTGCCGGAATACTCACGACATTCGCCCGAACCCTGCTGAGGGCATCCTGTGTTCAGTCATACGCAGGTAGTGACTTGTGGCGAAAGTCTTCCCTTCATGGGGTACGTCGTAATAGCGTTACCTACGTAATTATAAGAATTTTGATTTATGCTTAGCTGTTTTGGGATCTGACAAAGTGACAACCCCTTTTTGAGCTCTATAGACCTCAAAAAGATGTTCTGTTTTTTCCGCTCTGCGCAATTATGTAGTCAGACATACCTCTAAGATTTTCTTACCGACTATGATTGACCCTTTCTATGACCATAGTTTGAAAGCATAGTTTTAACTGCCTTCCCAAAAAgagaggttttcaattcggttatttgtattttttattattcaacaCAGATTTGGTAACGAGAAAAGTCCCAAACAAAATAGTTGTCAATATTctctttataacattacaaGATCATTGTATAGAATTGACTGATTCCCACAAGGTTGCTTactaaatgtatttacataagttacgagttaattttattgtaaataaacgtATGTTTAAAAgaacttaacaataatttgaagAGACGTATCGTGAGgtgatattttagttatttggCAG
This window of the Helicoverpa armigera isolate CAAS_96S chromosome 9, ASM3070526v1, whole genome shotgun sequence genome carries:
- the LOC110372724 gene encoding uncharacterized protein LOC110372724 isoform X3, with protein sequence MNRNFVFNHQQDRQSAWSRTASTLNRWLWGALCCGVPGVPCYFCNCCERLDDGSERERPRVNQATATAERVARPHRPHAPCGRKHTPETLSAVRYALNQLQAEPTSKSELKALPEYSRHSPEPC
- the LOC110372724 gene encoding uncharacterized protein LOC110372724 isoform X1, with protein sequence MNRNFVFNHQQDRQSAWSRTASTLNRWLWGALCCGVPGVPCYFCNCCERLDDGSERERPRVNRESQIDKATATAERVARPHRPHAPCGRKHTPETLSAVRYALNQLQAEPTSKSELKALPEYSRHSPEPC
- the LOC110372724 gene encoding uncharacterized protein LOC110372724 isoform X2; protein product: MRTNHFLGSMKDRQSAWSRTASTLNRWLWGALCCGVPGVPCYFCNCCERLDDGSERERPRVNRESQIDKATATAERVARPHRPHAPCGRKHTPETLSAVRYALNQLQAEPTSKSELKALPEYSRHSPEPC